A single window of Oreochromis aureus strain Israel breed Guangdong linkage group 5, ZZ_aureus, whole genome shotgun sequence DNA harbors:
- the LOC116333795 gene encoding receptor tyrosine-protein kinase erbB-3-like isoform X2 — MTVLVKKVQQVLYVLLPCVLQLCCAQTQGVTICDGTKNFLSTTGNSEIQYNLMKTRYNSCDIVMGNLEITMMDHTRDFSFLESIKEVTGYILFAVNEFSRLPLDHLRIIRGSTLYEDQYALAVMVNYQRDGEHGLQELGLTHLTEILRGGVKIIQNKYLSYAPQVNWLDIVKDETAQIMIKDNGPEKPCHKACGDVPCWGSGNDTCQILTKSVCAPQCSGRCFGRNPSECCHVECAGGCTGPKDTDCFACRNFNNSGSCVPQCPQTVIYNKLTYRMEPNPNAKYQYGSICVTQCPKNFVVDGSSCVSNCPSNKMEVEKNGVKTCEPCKGLCPKVCHGTSWTDSNRETVDARNIESFINCTKIQGSLNFLVTGIEGDPFNSVPPLDPEKLKIFNTVEEITDFLNIQSWPASMSDLSVFSNLQTIRGRKLYKGVISKRSYALLVVKINSLTSLGLRSLQNINDGAVYIKGNKNLCYHDTVNWTRLLGSRPQKRSKLLDVTDNQKKDECVKENHVCHPLCSSDGCWGPGPDQCVSCKKYSRGGTCVPDCMFLTGKQREFATKSGECLPCHPECKVQEGKETCTGPGANKCLACASLKDGPHCVSMCPEGVMGQEGTIFKYPDKEGNCKPCHNNCTQRCTGPGIGDCTISSRYISGQMTTAIVLGVIALIFASFSIFVLSILYRRSLAIRRKRAMRRYMMNSESFEPLEDKGTKYEPRTLKPSELRKIRLLGNGVFGSVHKGVWIPEGDTVKLPVAIKTIDDRSGRRTFSDVTDHMRMMASLNHINVVRTLGICPGNSLQLVTPLNRQGSLLAHVKKNKGKLSPQRLLNWCVQIAKGMNYLEENRMVHRNLAARNVLLNDNFTAQVSDYGIADLLYSDDKKYYCNEPKTPIRWMALESILFRRYTHQSDVWSYGVTIWEMMSYGAEPYSTMRPQEVPDLLEKGERLPQPQICTIDVYMVMVKCWMIDENVRPTFKELASEFTRMARDPPRYLVIKEDCSQQDSSPDEPVQRSADLDDLDDVDVNLGDPLADEKEDDLSPANYYMAKSLNRYSRMDTHKAILNPSSVTGYLPMTSGVDNHTQAMWQSRSRLNSARTVSESSEGCGTGMEMEMGEDFPLAGSLKRRRHREDSAYVSQRDSMSGGPPETPSPEMEEEDQNGYVLPGGTPERDTLLFSSRAAPGRMGKSRSSELLDDPDDEEYEYMNKQVCLTPVSLRQGSQWLKPNKKRTSSMSSHVTASSCDTAVSMEVRGSYTRSKDNSDSEQQGSSEVEYEYMDIRGGEKLEGPPVRDPPPPPAPVRMSSKVEEEEDEYVEDSNYHYTNRQPKLRQALQDKKELNVEGTEADEYEDMDCFSAPPPGGNGVVYQNLQREENGAAGRTEQHQSVRAGVRVTEPAVGDRSFDNPGYWHSRMFLKPSAVPT; from the exons TCTATCAAGGAGGTGACAGGGTACATCCTTTTTGCTGTCAATGAGTTCAGCCGCCTCCCACTGGACCACCTGCGCATCATCAGAGGCAGCACACTGTATGAGGACCAGTATGCCTTGGCTGTCATGGTCAACTATCAGAGGGATGGAGAGCATGGCCTTCAAGAACTGGGTCTGACTCACCTCACAG AGATCCTCAGGGGAGGAGTGAAGATCATCCAGAATAAGTATCTGAGCTACGCCCCGCAGGTGAACTGGCTGGACATAGTGAAGGATGAAACAGCCCAAATTATGATAAAGGACAATGGGCCTGAAA AGCCTTGTCACAAAGCCTGTGGAGACGTGCCATGCTGGGGCTCAGGAAATGACACATGCCAGATCT TGACAAAGAGCGTGTGCGCCCCTCAGTGTAGTGGCCGCTGCTTTGGTAGAAACCCGAGCGAGTGCTGCCACGTTGAGTGTGCTGGAGGTTGCACTGGGCCCAAGGATACAGACTGCTTT GCCTGCAGGAACTTCAACAACTCGGGCTCCTGCGTGCCTCAGTGCCCACAGACTGTGATCTACAACAAGCTTACATACAGAATGGAGCCCAACCCCAATGCCAAGTACCAGTACGGCTCTATTTGTGTGACCCAATGCCCCA aaaactTTGTGGTGGATGGCAGTTCATGTGTGAGCAACTGCCCATCTAATAAAATGGAAGTGGAGAAAAATGGTGTGAAAACATGTGAGCCCTGCAAAGGCCTCTGCCCTAAAG TTTGCCATGGCACAAGCTGGACTGATTCAAACAGGGAAACGGTCGATGCTCGCAACATAGAAAGTTTCATAAACTGCACTAAGATCCAGGGAAGTCTTAACTTCCTGGTGACGGGAATAGAAGG TGATCCCTTCAACAGCGTACCACCCCTTGAtccagaaaaactgaaaatcttCAACACGGTGGAGGAGATtacag ACTTCCTCAATATCCAGTCGTGGCCTGCAAGCATGTCTGACCTGTCAGTCTTCTCCAACCTCCAAACAATTCGGGGAAGAAAACTTTACAA AGGAGTGATTAGTAAAAG GAGCTATGCACTCCTGGTGGTTAAGATCAATTCTCTGACCTCGCTGGGGTTGCGCTCGCTGCAAAACATAAATGATGGTGCCGTGTACATTAAAGGAAACAAGAATCTCTGCTATCATGATACTGTCAACTGGACACGGCTCTTAGGCTCCCGTCCACAGAAACGTTCAAAGCTCTTAGACGTCACCGACAACCAAAAGAAGGATGAATGTG TTAAAGAAAATCATGTGTGTCACCCGCTGTGCTCCTCTGATGGCTGCTGGGGTCCGGGCCCAGACCAGTGTGTCAGCTGTAAGAAATACAGCAGGGGAGGAACCTGTGTACCAGACTGCATGTTCTTAACTGG GAAGCAGAGGGAGTTTGCTACTAAGTCAGGGGAGTGTCTGCCCTGTCACCCTGAGTGTAAGGTCCAGGAGGGGAAGGAGACGTGCACAGGCCCG GGAGCAAATAAATGTCTAGCTTGTGCCAGCCTGAAGGATGGCCCACACTGTGTCTCCATGTGTCCTGAGGGTGTTATGGGGCAAGAGGGAACCATCTTTAAATATCCAGACAAGGAGGGCAACTGTAAACCTTGCCACAACAACTGTACCCAGAG GTGCACTGGTCCAGGAATCGGGGACTGTACAATATCATCTCGGTACATTTCAGG GCAAATGACCACGGCCATCGTACTGGGAGTGATTGCCCTCATCTTTGCTTCCTTCTCCATTTTCGTGCTGAGTATTCTCTACCGCCGAAGTCTCGCTATTCGTCGCAAGCGAGCCATGAGAAGATACATGATGAATAGCGAA AGTTTTGAGCCCCTGGAAGATAAAGGGACAAAATATGAACCTCGGACCCTTAAACCTTCAGAGCTGCGTAAGATCAGGCTGCTGGGTAACGGAGTGTTTGGATCAGTCCATAAG GGCGTTTGGATTCCTGAAGGCGACACAGTGAAGCTTCCTGTGGCCATTAAGACGATTGATGACCGCAGTGGTCGTCGGACCTTCTCTGATGTGACCGAT CACATGAGGATGATGGCAAGTCTGAACCACATTAACGTTGTCAGGACCCTGGGTATCTGTCCCGGTAACAGCCTGCAGCTTGTTACCCCACTCAACAGGCAAGGCTCGCTGCTGGcacatgtaaagaaaaataaggGCAAGCTCAGCCCACAGAGGCTGCTCAACTGGTGTGTTCAAATTGCAAAG GGTATGAATTACCTGGAAGAGAACAGGATGGTTCACAGGAACCTGGCTGCCAGAAATGTACTCCTGAATGATAATTTCACTGCCCAGGTTTCAGACTATGGCATTGCAGACCTGCTCTACTCTGATGACAAGAAGTACTATTGCAACGAGCCCaag ACACCAATCAGGTGGATGGCCCTGGAGAGCATCTTGTTTCGCAGATACACTCATCAGAGCGATGTTTGGAGTTATG GTGTGACAATATGGGAAATGATGTCTTATGGAGCAGAGCCGTATTCAACGATGCGACCACAGGAGGTTCCCGATCTGCTGGAAAAGGGCGAGCGTTTGCCCCAGCCTCAAATTTGCACCATAGATGTCTATATGGTCATGGTTAAGT GTTGGATGATTGATGAGAATGTCCGTCCAACATTCAAGGAGCTGGCGAGTGAATTTACCAGAATGGCCAGAGACCCACCTCGCTACTTGGTGATCAAA GAGGACTGTAGCCAACAGGACTCATCCCCAGATGAACCCGTCCAACGAAGTGCAGACCTGGATGACTTGGATGATGTAGATGTCAACCTTGGGGACCCGTTGGCAGATGAGAAAGAAGATGACTTGTCTCCAGCCAACTACTACATGGCAAAAAGTCTCAATCGTTACTCTAGGATGGACACTCACAAA GCGATTCTTAATCCATCCAGCGTAACTGGATACCTGCCCATGACCTCAGGTGTTGACAACCATACACAG GCGATGTGGCAGTCACGCTCTCGGCTAAATTCTGCCCGTACTGTGTCCGAGAGCTCGGAAGGCTGCGGCACAGGAATGGAGATGGAGATGGGCGAGGACTTCCCCTTGGCAGGGAGCCTGAAAAGAAGACGTCATCGTGAGGACAGCGCTTACGTGTCGCAGAGAGACAGCATGTCCGGCGGGCCACCTGAGACTCCCTCACCAGAGATGGAAGAAGAAGATCAAAATGGATATGTGCTTCCTGGAGGGACCCCGGAGAGAG ATACGCTGCTTTTCTCATCGCGAGCTGCTCCTGGGAGGATGGGAAAGTCTCGTTCGTCAGAGCTCCTGGACGACCCAGATGATGAAGAATACGAGTACATGAACAAGCAGGTGTGTTTAACACCTGTATCACTCAGGCAAGGCAGCCAGTGGCTGAAGCCGAACAAGAAGCGAACCTCTTCAATGTCATCACACGTGACAGCGTCCTCATGTGACACCGCTGTGTCGATGGAGGTCAGGGGAAGCTACACCAGGAGCAAGGACAACTCTGACTCCGAGCAGCAGGGTTCCAGTGAAGTTGAGTATGAATACATGGACATCAGAGGCGGCGAAAAGCTGGAAGGCCCACCAGTACGtgaccctcctcctcctccagctcctgtGAGGATGAGCAGcaaggtggaggaggaggaggatgaataCGTGGAGGACAGTAACTATCATTACACAAACAGGCAGCCAAAGCTACGACAGGCTCTTCAAGACAAGAAAGAGCTGAATGTAGAGGGGACAGAGGCAGATGAATACGAGGATATGGACTGCTTTTCTGCCCCACCACCTGGTGGAAATGGTGTGGTGTATCAAAACTTACAGAGGGAGGAAAATGGGGCAGCAGGGCGAACAGAGCAACACCAGTCTGTGCGGGCCGGAGTCAGGGTCACGGAGCCTGCTGTCGGTGACAGATCTTTCGACAACCCAGGGTACTGGCACAGCAGGATGTTTCTTAAGCCCAGTGCTGTGCCGACatga
- the LOC116333795 gene encoding receptor tyrosine-protein kinase erbB-3-like isoform X1, with protein sequence MTVLVKKVQQVLYVLLPCVLQLCCAQTQGVTICDGTKNFLSTTGNSEIQYNLMKTRYNSCDIVMGNLEITMMDHTRDFSFLESIKEVTGYILFAVNEFSRLPLDHLRIIRGSTLYEDQYALAVMVNYQRDGEHGLQELGLTHLTEILRGGVKIIQNKYLSYAPQVNWLDIVKDETAQIMIKDNGPEKPCHKACGDVPCWGSGNDTCQILTKSVCAPQCSGRCFGRNPSECCHVECAGGCTGPKDTDCFACRNFNNSGSCVPQCPQTVIYNKLTYRMEPNPNAKYQYGSICVTQCPIENFVVDGSSCVSNCPSNKMEVEKNGVKTCEPCKGLCPKVCHGTSWTDSNRETVDARNIESFINCTKIQGSLNFLVTGIEGDPFNSVPPLDPEKLKIFNTVEEITDFLNIQSWPASMSDLSVFSNLQTIRGRKLYKGVISKRSYALLVVKINSLTSLGLRSLQNINDGAVYIKGNKNLCYHDTVNWTRLLGSRPQKRSKLLDVTDNQKKDECVKENHVCHPLCSSDGCWGPGPDQCVSCKKYSRGGTCVPDCMFLTGKQREFATKSGECLPCHPECKVQEGKETCTGPGANKCLACASLKDGPHCVSMCPEGVMGQEGTIFKYPDKEGNCKPCHNNCTQRCTGPGIGDCTISSRYISGQMTTAIVLGVIALIFASFSIFVLSILYRRSLAIRRKRAMRRYMMNSESFEPLEDKGTKYEPRTLKPSELRKIRLLGNGVFGSVHKGVWIPEGDTVKLPVAIKTIDDRSGRRTFSDVTDHMRMMASLNHINVVRTLGICPGNSLQLVTPLNRQGSLLAHVKKNKGKLSPQRLLNWCVQIAKGMNYLEENRMVHRNLAARNVLLNDNFTAQVSDYGIADLLYSDDKKYYCNEPKTPIRWMALESILFRRYTHQSDVWSYGVTIWEMMSYGAEPYSTMRPQEVPDLLEKGERLPQPQICTIDVYMVMVKCWMIDENVRPTFKELASEFTRMARDPPRYLVIKEDCSQQDSSPDEPVQRSADLDDLDDVDVNLGDPLADEKEDDLSPANYYMAKSLNRYSRMDTHKAILNPSSVTGYLPMTSGVDNHTQAMWQSRSRLNSARTVSESSEGCGTGMEMEMGEDFPLAGSLKRRRHREDSAYVSQRDSMSGGPPETPSPEMEEEDQNGYVLPGGTPERDTLLFSSRAAPGRMGKSRSSELLDDPDDEEYEYMNKQVCLTPVSLRQGSQWLKPNKKRTSSMSSHVTASSCDTAVSMEVRGSYTRSKDNSDSEQQGSSEVEYEYMDIRGGEKLEGPPVRDPPPPPAPVRMSSKVEEEEDEYVEDSNYHYTNRQPKLRQALQDKKELNVEGTEADEYEDMDCFSAPPPGGNGVVYQNLQREENGAAGRTEQHQSVRAGVRVTEPAVGDRSFDNPGYWHSRMFLKPSAVPT encoded by the exons TCTATCAAGGAGGTGACAGGGTACATCCTTTTTGCTGTCAATGAGTTCAGCCGCCTCCCACTGGACCACCTGCGCATCATCAGAGGCAGCACACTGTATGAGGACCAGTATGCCTTGGCTGTCATGGTCAACTATCAGAGGGATGGAGAGCATGGCCTTCAAGAACTGGGTCTGACTCACCTCACAG AGATCCTCAGGGGAGGAGTGAAGATCATCCAGAATAAGTATCTGAGCTACGCCCCGCAGGTGAACTGGCTGGACATAGTGAAGGATGAAACAGCCCAAATTATGATAAAGGACAATGGGCCTGAAA AGCCTTGTCACAAAGCCTGTGGAGACGTGCCATGCTGGGGCTCAGGAAATGACACATGCCAGATCT TGACAAAGAGCGTGTGCGCCCCTCAGTGTAGTGGCCGCTGCTTTGGTAGAAACCCGAGCGAGTGCTGCCACGTTGAGTGTGCTGGAGGTTGCACTGGGCCCAAGGATACAGACTGCTTT GCCTGCAGGAACTTCAACAACTCGGGCTCCTGCGTGCCTCAGTGCCCACAGACTGTGATCTACAACAAGCTTACATACAGAATGGAGCCCAACCCCAATGCCAAGTACCAGTACGGCTCTATTTGTGTGACCCAATGCCCCA tagaaaactTTGTGGTGGATGGCAGTTCATGTGTGAGCAACTGCCCATCTAATAAAATGGAAGTGGAGAAAAATGGTGTGAAAACATGTGAGCCCTGCAAAGGCCTCTGCCCTAAAG TTTGCCATGGCACAAGCTGGACTGATTCAAACAGGGAAACGGTCGATGCTCGCAACATAGAAAGTTTCATAAACTGCACTAAGATCCAGGGAAGTCTTAACTTCCTGGTGACGGGAATAGAAGG TGATCCCTTCAACAGCGTACCACCCCTTGAtccagaaaaactgaaaatcttCAACACGGTGGAGGAGATtacag ACTTCCTCAATATCCAGTCGTGGCCTGCAAGCATGTCTGACCTGTCAGTCTTCTCCAACCTCCAAACAATTCGGGGAAGAAAACTTTACAA AGGAGTGATTAGTAAAAG GAGCTATGCACTCCTGGTGGTTAAGATCAATTCTCTGACCTCGCTGGGGTTGCGCTCGCTGCAAAACATAAATGATGGTGCCGTGTACATTAAAGGAAACAAGAATCTCTGCTATCATGATACTGTCAACTGGACACGGCTCTTAGGCTCCCGTCCACAGAAACGTTCAAAGCTCTTAGACGTCACCGACAACCAAAAGAAGGATGAATGTG TTAAAGAAAATCATGTGTGTCACCCGCTGTGCTCCTCTGATGGCTGCTGGGGTCCGGGCCCAGACCAGTGTGTCAGCTGTAAGAAATACAGCAGGGGAGGAACCTGTGTACCAGACTGCATGTTCTTAACTGG GAAGCAGAGGGAGTTTGCTACTAAGTCAGGGGAGTGTCTGCCCTGTCACCCTGAGTGTAAGGTCCAGGAGGGGAAGGAGACGTGCACAGGCCCG GGAGCAAATAAATGTCTAGCTTGTGCCAGCCTGAAGGATGGCCCACACTGTGTCTCCATGTGTCCTGAGGGTGTTATGGGGCAAGAGGGAACCATCTTTAAATATCCAGACAAGGAGGGCAACTGTAAACCTTGCCACAACAACTGTACCCAGAG GTGCACTGGTCCAGGAATCGGGGACTGTACAATATCATCTCGGTACATTTCAGG GCAAATGACCACGGCCATCGTACTGGGAGTGATTGCCCTCATCTTTGCTTCCTTCTCCATTTTCGTGCTGAGTATTCTCTACCGCCGAAGTCTCGCTATTCGTCGCAAGCGAGCCATGAGAAGATACATGATGAATAGCGAA AGTTTTGAGCCCCTGGAAGATAAAGGGACAAAATATGAACCTCGGACCCTTAAACCTTCAGAGCTGCGTAAGATCAGGCTGCTGGGTAACGGAGTGTTTGGATCAGTCCATAAG GGCGTTTGGATTCCTGAAGGCGACACAGTGAAGCTTCCTGTGGCCATTAAGACGATTGATGACCGCAGTGGTCGTCGGACCTTCTCTGATGTGACCGAT CACATGAGGATGATGGCAAGTCTGAACCACATTAACGTTGTCAGGACCCTGGGTATCTGTCCCGGTAACAGCCTGCAGCTTGTTACCCCACTCAACAGGCAAGGCTCGCTGCTGGcacatgtaaagaaaaataaggGCAAGCTCAGCCCACAGAGGCTGCTCAACTGGTGTGTTCAAATTGCAAAG GGTATGAATTACCTGGAAGAGAACAGGATGGTTCACAGGAACCTGGCTGCCAGAAATGTACTCCTGAATGATAATTTCACTGCCCAGGTTTCAGACTATGGCATTGCAGACCTGCTCTACTCTGATGACAAGAAGTACTATTGCAACGAGCCCaag ACACCAATCAGGTGGATGGCCCTGGAGAGCATCTTGTTTCGCAGATACACTCATCAGAGCGATGTTTGGAGTTATG GTGTGACAATATGGGAAATGATGTCTTATGGAGCAGAGCCGTATTCAACGATGCGACCACAGGAGGTTCCCGATCTGCTGGAAAAGGGCGAGCGTTTGCCCCAGCCTCAAATTTGCACCATAGATGTCTATATGGTCATGGTTAAGT GTTGGATGATTGATGAGAATGTCCGTCCAACATTCAAGGAGCTGGCGAGTGAATTTACCAGAATGGCCAGAGACCCACCTCGCTACTTGGTGATCAAA GAGGACTGTAGCCAACAGGACTCATCCCCAGATGAACCCGTCCAACGAAGTGCAGACCTGGATGACTTGGATGATGTAGATGTCAACCTTGGGGACCCGTTGGCAGATGAGAAAGAAGATGACTTGTCTCCAGCCAACTACTACATGGCAAAAAGTCTCAATCGTTACTCTAGGATGGACACTCACAAA GCGATTCTTAATCCATCCAGCGTAACTGGATACCTGCCCATGACCTCAGGTGTTGACAACCATACACAG GCGATGTGGCAGTCACGCTCTCGGCTAAATTCTGCCCGTACTGTGTCCGAGAGCTCGGAAGGCTGCGGCACAGGAATGGAGATGGAGATGGGCGAGGACTTCCCCTTGGCAGGGAGCCTGAAAAGAAGACGTCATCGTGAGGACAGCGCTTACGTGTCGCAGAGAGACAGCATGTCCGGCGGGCCACCTGAGACTCCCTCACCAGAGATGGAAGAAGAAGATCAAAATGGATATGTGCTTCCTGGAGGGACCCCGGAGAGAG ATACGCTGCTTTTCTCATCGCGAGCTGCTCCTGGGAGGATGGGAAAGTCTCGTTCGTCAGAGCTCCTGGACGACCCAGATGATGAAGAATACGAGTACATGAACAAGCAGGTGTGTTTAACACCTGTATCACTCAGGCAAGGCAGCCAGTGGCTGAAGCCGAACAAGAAGCGAACCTCTTCAATGTCATCACACGTGACAGCGTCCTCATGTGACACCGCTGTGTCGATGGAGGTCAGGGGAAGCTACACCAGGAGCAAGGACAACTCTGACTCCGAGCAGCAGGGTTCCAGTGAAGTTGAGTATGAATACATGGACATCAGAGGCGGCGAAAAGCTGGAAGGCCCACCAGTACGtgaccctcctcctcctccagctcctgtGAGGATGAGCAGcaaggtggaggaggaggaggatgaataCGTGGAGGACAGTAACTATCATTACACAAACAGGCAGCCAAAGCTACGACAGGCTCTTCAAGACAAGAAAGAGCTGAATGTAGAGGGGACAGAGGCAGATGAATACGAGGATATGGACTGCTTTTCTGCCCCACCACCTGGTGGAAATGGTGTGGTGTATCAAAACTTACAGAGGGAGGAAAATGGGGCAGCAGGGCGAACAGAGCAACACCAGTCTGTGCGGGCCGGAGTCAGGGTCACGGAGCCTGCTGTCGGTGACAGATCTTTCGACAACCCAGGGTACTGGCACAGCAGGATGTTTCTTAAGCCCAGTGCTGTGCCGACatga